The nucleotide sequence ACAAAACAACTCGCAACAGGCTGCAAACGCAAGAGCACATGCTGCAAACCCACAAGCCACCGGCCGCTGCCGCAGCCGCTCTAAATAAAGCAGACCAGAGCAGGCAAGGACTACCGATCTCTCCCCAGCATCTCACATATCACCCATACGCGCATCCACATCCACACGcatctccctctccaccttgccaGCATCTCTCCGCGCCCATGGACGGGTCGGCGTTTATGTCGCTGTCGCCGGAGCTCCGCGACGCGCTCGCCAAGGTGGCTGTGTTCGTGCTAGTGCAGGGGCTGGTCTACCTCATCCTCCGCAGCTCCTCCGACGTCTTCTCCAAGGACGGCCGGCTCAGGTCCCTCAGCTTCCGCCCCATGCGCTCCATGAGCGTCAGGCGCGTGCTGGCGCCGCTCTCGGACGTCCCCGTCGGCACCGACGAGGCCTCGCCTtcgccgtcgtcgtcgatgtcGCCCGCCGCGTCGTCGTCGCGCCGCAGGGCTGCCCGCGAGGATTGAAATGGCCGCAACTTCTGGGCACCTTGGAGGTAGTTTGGGACTTTGGTCGTTCTGGATTGTAATTGGTTCGTTACTGTGCATGGAAATGGTATTTGAGTTCCTATAGTACTATGTAAGTAGCAGTACTAGAATGGATGGAATCTTGTAGATATATCGATTGAACAGAATTGAAAAGACGGGATTATTTGTG is from Miscanthus floridulus cultivar M001 chromosome 7, ASM1932011v1, whole genome shotgun sequence and encodes:
- the LOC136467831 gene encoding uncharacterized protein — encoded protein: MLQTHKPPAAAAAALNKADQSRQGLPISPQHLTYHPYAHPHPHASPSPPCQHLSAPMDGSAFMSLSPELRDALAKVAVFVLVQGLVYLILRSSSDVFSKDGRLRSLSFRPMRSMSVRRVLAPLSDVPVGTDEASPSPSSSMSPAASSSRRRAARED